A region from the Bdellovibrio bacteriovorus genome encodes:
- a CDS encoding DUF962 domain-containing protein → MKPLEQWFSEYSESHQHPQNQVIHKICVPLIFFSIVGLLIQIPLSMGPIKLGEVVIAVALGWYMTLGALPFLVMLAQVILSYVLTYALSQFGNPVYSLLAIFVLAWIGQFKGHQIEGKKPSFFKDLQFLLIGPLWVVQSLFRKK, encoded by the coding sequence ATGAAGCCCCTGGAGCAATGGTTTTCTGAATACAGCGAAAGTCATCAGCATCCTCAAAACCAGGTGATTCATAAGATCTGCGTTCCTTTGATTTTCTTTTCTATTGTGGGTTTGTTGATTCAGATTCCACTTTCTATGGGACCAATTAAGCTCGGTGAAGTGGTGATTGCGGTAGCCTTGGGCTGGTACATGACCTTAGGAGCCCTGCCTTTTTTGGTAATGTTGGCACAAGTTATCCTGAGTTATGTCCTTACTTATGCACTGAGTCAGTTCGGAAATCCGGTTTATTCGTTGCTGGCTATATTCGTTCTGGCTTGGATCGGCCAATTCAAGGGTCATCAGATCGAGGGTAAAAAGCCCTCATTTTTCAAAGACTTACAGTTTTTGCTGATCGGTCCTTTGTGGGTCGTACAATCTTTATTTCGTAAGAAATAG
- the epsC gene encoding serine O-acetyltransferase EpsC — MVNGILEFLRTYKNYDPAAKSLWEIGLLYPGPKALFFHRIAHACYKAELFFVGRLVAEISRLLTGIEIHPGATIGKRLVIDHGMGVVIGETAVVGDDCIIFHGVTLGGLKFDPVKRHPTVGNKVLIGTGAKVLGPITVGDGALIGANAVVTRDVPPGATMVGPLSTQK; from the coding sequence ATGGTTAATGGTATTCTAGAGTTCCTGCGCACGTATAAAAACTATGATCCGGCAGCCAAGTCCCTCTGGGAAATCGGTCTTCTGTATCCGGGTCCGAAAGCTTTATTCTTTCACCGTATCGCGCATGCTTGTTATAAAGCGGAGTTATTTTTCGTAGGCCGCTTGGTCGCTGAAATCTCAAGATTACTGACGGGAATCGAAATTCACCCGGGCGCCACTATCGGTAAACGCCTGGTGATCGATCATGGCATGGGTGTGGTGATCGGCGAAACAGCCGTTGTCGGCGATGACTGCATCATCTTTCATGGAGTCACGTTAGGCGGTTTAAAATTCGACCCGGTAAAACGTCATCCCACTGTTGGAAATAAAGTTCTTATTGGAACAGGGGCGAAAGTTCTAGGTCCCATCACCGTCGGCGATGGAGCTTTGATCGGTGCTAACGCCGTTGTGACCAGAGATGTTCCGCCGGGTGCCACGATGGTAGGTCCTCTTTCTACGCAAAAATAG
- a CDS encoding 3'-5' exoribonuclease YhaM family protein, producing MERKSIQSLQDKDGVDMNFLVKEKHVGMGKNGRPFMGLQLGDATGSLDARLWDRVDELAKEFEVGDVVKIKGQIQLFQNRKQLVVHRLERVDSSTVNFEDFIAKSSRNTEDMLVELLNMVRTMKNDHLRQLILDTLEDPEIRPKVLRAPAAKSIHHAWTGGLLEHILSICKIMDFMGSHYPFLNRDLLLFGAIFHDIGKLWELSYDNGISYTDRGRLIGHMQIACELIDKKASRILGFNEELRDICKHIILSHHGKLEYGSPKRPKFLEAMVIAMVDDFDSKVATLKTLMDAERGSGEKWSRYNELFDRYFLLDDMNEKLNG from the coding sequence ATGGAAAGAAAATCGATCCAAAGTCTTCAGGATAAAGATGGCGTAGACATGAATTTCTTAGTGAAAGAAAAACATGTCGGAATGGGAAAAAACGGTCGTCCTTTTATGGGGCTTCAGTTGGGTGATGCCACGGGAAGTTTAGATGCGCGTCTTTGGGATCGCGTGGATGAACTGGCGAAAGAATTTGAAGTTGGTGACGTTGTTAAGATCAAAGGTCAGATTCAACTTTTCCAAAATCGCAAGCAGCTTGTTGTGCATCGTTTGGAAAGAGTGGACTCTTCGACGGTGAATTTTGAAGACTTTATCGCAAAATCTTCGCGCAATACCGAAGACATGTTGGTCGAACTTTTGAACATGGTTCGAACTATGAAGAACGATCACCTTCGTCAGTTGATTTTAGATACGTTGGAAGATCCGGAGATTCGCCCGAAAGTTTTAAGAGCTCCCGCAGCCAAATCCATTCACCACGCGTGGACGGGAGGACTGCTTGAGCACATTCTTTCGATTTGTAAGATCATGGATTTCATGGGGTCGCACTATCCTTTCCTAAACCGAGATCTTCTTTTATTCGGCGCTATTTTTCATGACATCGGAAAGTTGTGGGAACTTTCTTACGACAATGGTATCTCTTACACAGACCGCGGTCGTCTGATTGGTCACATGCAAATCGCCTGTGAGTTGATCGATAAAAAAGCCTCGCGCATCTTGGGATTCAACGAAGAGCTGCGAGATATTTGTAAGCACATTATTTTAAGTCATCACGGCAAACTGGAATACGGTTCTCCAAAAAGACCTAAATTTTTAGAGGCGATGGTGATCGCGATGGTCGATGACTTTGACAGCAAAGTGGCGACTTTAAAAACGTTGATGGACGCGGAAAGAGGCTCGGGTGAAAAATGGTCCCGATACAATGAACTCTTTGATCGCTACTTCCTGCTGGATGATATGAATGAGAAGTTAAATGGTTAA
- a CDS encoding tetratricopeptide repeat protein — MSTDNVNGNEKNWLIKSSTRILGPFTLSEVTEQLRTKQVSIIDEVRLPEGRWSYIRENKVFMDIVKNIREEQDSQSEQTMTQSIAHHTMTRTDIIPVTDDLTPTPVPPNLDLTPPPVRDTGFKDVTPVREQPVSRSTTAPAAAKSYGASGDTRLQGKIRQKSNVLRWSLIGASLLIAGVVVLSLSQKGKKKSLGYEELMSHAIRYKTLGLYEKSLQTYMKATKLKEPDAESQVQMASVLISEDRQSLMGRRILERALVKEGRSRAEIVDAYLGIAVSYMMDGDLKQAEDTLQKAIGHEPFNVSALLNLAIIQQKKGNYGEAMRDFDNIYRKNPNSVLALFGRAMSTVEYAKANSDAGVLQTLVRDIKANVQKTGYLRQELLLFNVYAQNLLGDVDGVNQAVVQFLSQMPGQARNYTHPLHVEWRFTQWDYLEKYCDEIYQKQPPNPELKALRAVCLMEINRDSDAAKLLQEAMAEAPKDAYVLSTQASYLAKIGRLPESTAILKMPELSTLSVKDLLMGDICINTGDVACAQKAYTDAYNKDKQSASALYGLAWVMMRNNDRTAAYDYVRAGLQSEPNFLPLLELRDQLEYE, encoded by the coding sequence ATGAGTACAGACAACGTGAACGGCAACGAAAAAAATTGGCTCATCAAATCCTCAACCAGGATCCTGGGCCCTTTTACGTTGTCTGAAGTCACGGAACAGCTTCGTACAAAACAAGTTTCGATCATCGACGAAGTTCGTCTGCCTGAAGGACGCTGGAGTTATATCCGCGAAAATAAAGTTTTCATGGATATCGTTAAAAATATCCGTGAAGAGCAAGATTCCCAGTCTGAACAGACAATGACTCAGTCGATTGCTCATCATACGATGACTCGAACTGATATTATTCCGGTGACGGATGATTTGACTCCTACGCCGGTTCCTCCGAATTTAGATCTGACTCCGCCACCTGTGCGCGACACAGGATTTAAAGATGTCACTCCGGTGCGAGAGCAGCCGGTGTCTCGTTCGACGACGGCTCCGGCGGCGGCTAAAAGCTATGGCGCTTCGGGCGATACACGCTTGCAAGGAAAGATTCGTCAGAAGTCCAACGTTCTTCGTTGGAGTTTGATCGGGGCTTCTTTACTGATCGCAGGTGTGGTTGTTCTTTCTTTGTCGCAAAAAGGTAAAAAGAAAAGTCTGGGTTATGAAGAGCTGATGTCGCATGCGATCCGCTATAAGACATTGGGGCTTTATGAAAAGTCTCTGCAAACCTACATGAAGGCGACAAAACTGAAAGAACCTGATGCAGAATCGCAAGTGCAGATGGCGTCAGTTCTTATCTCTGAAGACCGTCAAAGTTTGATGGGACGACGTATTTTAGAACGAGCTTTGGTTAAAGAAGGCCGCAGCCGCGCTGAAATCGTTGATGCCTACCTTGGAATCGCCGTTTCTTACATGATGGACGGGGACTTGAAGCAAGCCGAAGACACTCTTCAAAAAGCCATTGGGCATGAGCCTTTCAATGTCTCTGCTTTGCTAAACCTAGCGATTATCCAGCAGAAAAAAGGCAATTACGGCGAAGCGATGCGCGACTTCGATAATATTTATCGCAAAAATCCAAACTCAGTGCTGGCGCTTTTCGGTCGCGCAATGTCGACAGTAGAGTATGCAAAAGCGAATTCCGACGCGGGCGTTTTGCAGACTCTGGTGCGTGATATCAAAGCCAACGTTCAAAAAACCGGATATCTTCGCCAGGAACTTCTGTTGTTCAACGTCTATGCGCAAAATCTTTTGGGTGACGTAGATGGTGTGAATCAGGCGGTGGTTCAATTCTTAAGTCAAATGCCGGGGCAGGCGCGCAACTACACGCATCCTTTGCACGTGGAATGGCGTTTTACTCAATGGGATTATTTAGAAAAATACTGTGATGAGATCTATCAAAAGCAACCACCGAATCCTGAACTCAAAGCTTTGCGTGCGGTGTGTTTGATGGAAATCAATCGCGACAGCGACGCTGCAAAACTTTTGCAAGAGGCGATGGCTGAAGCTCCTAAAGATGCTTATGTGCTTTCCACTCAAGCAAGTTACCTGGCGAAAATCGGTCGTTTGCCAGAATCGACGGCGATCTTGAAGATGCCAGAGCTTTCCACTTTGTCAGTGAAGGATCTTTTGATGGGCGATATCTGTATTAATACAGGGGATGTCGCCTGCGCACAAAAAGCCTACACGGACGCGTATAATAAAGATAAACAAAGTGCATCGGCACTTTATGGTTTGGCTTGGGTGATGATGAGAAACAATGATCGCACGGCGGCCTATGATTACGTTCGTGCGGGTCTTCAATCCGAACCTAACTTTCTTCCGTTGCTAGAGTTGAGGGATCAACTGGAGTACGAGTGA